The nucleotide sequence GTGAGCGCGGACACGTAGGGATCGATGTAGTTGGGGGAGTCGTATTCGCCCCGGCCATAGGTCGTGGTGATCCGAATCCAATCCAGGATGTAGTCTTTGGCCTCGGCGCGGTTTTCGGCGGAGGACTTGCCGTTATACCATCCCTCGGGACCGAGATCGGGCCATGTCTCGGCGGCGAGGTAGATGCTGGCGTAATACATGACCCAGTGGTTTTCGGTGTCGCCGCGGTAGGGGAAATACGTGCGCCAGGCCTCGCGAATCACGGCCCAGTCGTCGGCATCGAGGTGGGGAGCTCCGGCTTTCATCACCAGCACCATGGGATACATCCAGAACATGGCGCCGGTCGGTGCCTTGGTCAGTTCACGCAGGCGATGGCGCGCCCAGTCCAAATTGGTGCCCTGAGCCATGTTTACGGCCACAAAGGGCAGGCTGCCCCATTCGGGGTTGTCCGCTTCGGTGCGCGCAACATAGCGGTCGATAAACTCCAGTCTGCGGTCCTGAAAGGACGCGCCGATCTGGCCATCGCTGACGGCCGCGGGTGGAGGCACGGGATCGGTTTCGGCTGGGCTGGCCCCGACCAGAACCGAAGTCAGGCCGGAAAAACAAAGCACACGCACGAGTGACGAAAGGCTGACATTCATCATGGCCGCGAACTTGTCGTCCGTCGCGGCGGAGGGGAAGTGAATGTGGTATGAAAATTAAATCACCCGGTCTCGGGCGCAGATTGACGCCGCCAAACTGCCTACTAGCTTCCGTTCATGTCGAAAGCCAAGGCCAAGGTTAAAGCCAAAGTGAAAGTCCGTCGGGCAACCCGGAAGGACATTCCTGCGCTCATCAAACTCAACATCGCCGCGTATCCGGTTCTTGCCGACGACAACATCGTCTGGGGGGAAGCCCATCTCGCGAGCCACCTCCGGATCTTTCCGCAGGGACAATTCGTGGCCGAAGTGAGAGGCAAAATCGTGGGCGCGGCCGCGACACTGGTGGTGGATCTGGGGCCCGATGAGCTGCGCAACCACACCTGGTCGGGCATCACCGACAGCGGTTATTTTAACAACCACGACCTTGATGCCGACACGCTTTATGGCGCGGACATCTATGTGCATCCCGAAGCCCGCGGCTATGGCGTGGGGGCGGCACTCTATGAAGCGCGGCGCAAACTGTGTCGGAAACTCAACAAGCGTCGCATTCTCGCCGGCGGCCGACTCTGGAACTACAAGGACCACGCGGCCGACATGTCGCCGCAGGAGTATGCCGAGAAAGTGGCGGCGGGGGAATTGAAGGACCTCGTCCTGAGTTTCCAGATTCGCGAAGGCTTCGAGTTGCGGCGCGTGATGCCGAACTACCTGCACGATCCCAACAGCCACAACCACGCGAGCCTGATCGAATGGTCGAACCCGGACTACAATCCCGAGAAGTCGGGCGCGCGCAAAGTGCGCGTGGCGTGCGTGCAGTATCAGATGCGCGAGCTCACGTCCTTCGCCGAGTTCGAGCGCCAGGTGGGTTACTTCGTCGATGTGGCCGCCGACAGCGACGCGGACTTTGTGCTCTTCCCGGAGCTGTTCACGGTGCAACTGCTCTCGATGACGAAAACCAAGTCGCCGCAGGAAGGCATTCGGCAATTGGCCAAGTATGCCCGCCGCGTCGTGACGCTGTTGCGCAAACTCGCGATCAAGCACGGCGTCACCATCATCGGAGGCAGTCACCCGGCCAAGGTCGGCAAGGAAATGCGCAACATCTGCACGGTGTGCATGCCGGACGGCAGCATTGCCGAACAACACAAGCTCCACATCACGCCCAATGAGCGCAAGTGGTGGGGTATTTCCGGTGGCCATGCGTTGCCCGTGATCGAAACGCCCGCCGCCAAAATCGGCGTGTTGATTTGCTACGATTCCGAGTTTCCGGAGGCCGCGCGTCATCTCGCCGATCAAGGCGCCGAGATCATCTTCGTGCCCTTCTGCACCAACGATCGCCAAGGTTACCTGCGGGTGCGTATCTGCTCCGCGGCCCGCGCGGTGGAAAACCAGGTCTACGTCGCGCTCGCCGGCAATGTGGGCAATTTGCCCGACGTTGAAAACATGGATGTGCAATACGGGCAGGCCGCGATCTTCACGCCGTCCGATTTCATGTTCTCGCGCGACGGCATCGCGGCCGAGGCCGACTCCAACGAGGAAACGGTGCTCATCTGTGATCTCGATCTCGACGACCTGCACGAAGCCCGCGCCATGGGCACGGTGACCCCGCGCATTGATCGTCGCGAAGACCTCTTTCAACTTCACGCCAGCGTGGCGGCACCGTTGCCACCGGCGGTCGATCCGATCGGTCCGCTTGGCACCCAGCGCGATTGGAGCGTGGAGATTAACCCCGAGGGCGGCTGAGCTCTCGTTTGCGCAAGCGCTTGCCAAACTCGTTATCGCGGTTTCCGCTCCGCCCATCATGGTAAAAGGTCAACGCGTCGTCTGTATCAACGACACTTTCCCGGATATGATTCGGGCGATCTACAAACAGCTCCCCACCAAAGGGGAGACCTACACCATTCGGGAGGTTTTTCTCGGTCGTGAAAAAGTTGTCAAAGGTGGCGACTCCGCGACGGTGGGTCTGCTTTTGGCGGAGATCAACAATCCGCCCGATCCCTTTCATGCCGAGAAACAAGAACTCGGTTTTTCCTCCGAACGCTTTGCCCCGTTGGAAGAATTGCCCCCGGAAGAAGCCTACGCGGAAGCCGAAGGTGAGTTCGAATTGGTGGGCCCGGGCGGCGGCGATGGCGGCGACCCCGGCAAGGCGCCGTTGAAGTGGGATTTGAACTGACGCGACCTGGAACGGTCGGCGGGCGTTTCCGAAACAGGTCGGCCGCGAGTTTACTCGCGCTCATCCAGTGGTGCGCATCTCACGCGGCGCGCGGCACACGGGTCCCTTTCGAGTGGGCACAAAAAAGCAGCCGCCCTCGAGGGGCGGCTGCTTAGGATGTTAGTCGGGTGAAGCCAGACTTACTTCTTCTTGGCGGCGGCCTTCTTGGCCGGAGCCTTCTTAGCCGGGGCCTTTTTGGCGGGGGCTTTTTTCACTGCCTTCTTGGCAGCTTTTTTAGCCGGAGCCTTTTTGGCCGGAGCCTTCTTCACCGCTTTTTTAGCGGCTTTTTTGGCTGGGGCTTTTTTAGCCGGAGCCTTTTTAGCGGGTGCTTTTTTAGCAGCCTTCTTCACCGTCTTTTTGGCTTTAGCCATAGCAGTTTCCTTTGGGGATCGTTGTGTTGGTTCTGATCATTCGTTCATGAGTTTTTCAGGCTCACAAACACTTGGCGCAACGTGCGCCGCGTGGCCTGAGCATCAAACACTTGTTACCAATTGCAAGTATCCAGTGATAGTTGCTTGCAGATTTCTAAACGGCGTTTATCGCCCCTTTTTTGAACCATATCCGTAATGTGGATACTAAGTTTGCATGGTGCTGCGGACTTGCGCGACGCGAGGGAATCGTCTTCACGTCAATCATGACAATCGCAGAAGCCCGCCCCTTGATTTCGCGTTGCGCCGAACGGATGGATGCCCTGAGCGGTGACCGGGTTTTTGACGAGTGGGCCATCATCACGCTGACGCAGGGAGGAGCAAAGCTCGTCGCGTATCAGGGCCCGCGCGTGGAAAAATTTCGCAGTCGTTTCAATGCGGACATTCGCCCACTGCAGGTCGAACTCGAGGGACGCAAACTGGAGGTCGGCGAGTTTGCCTTTGTGCCTGATGCGGCGGGCACGGCCTACGATGCGTGTGTGCGGATTGGTCCGCAGGCGTATTTGTGGTGGAACAACACTGATGCGACCATGGCGGATATCAGGGCCCGGGGATCGTGGATGCCCGCGCAGAAAGTATTCGCCGATTTGTGCGAGTTGTTTCGGCGCGATGCGTGCATCGCGGAGTGATCAGAAAATCACTGCAGCAGTCCGGTATAAACGAACCAACCGTAGGCTGCGACCAACGCCCCCGCGATTGGTCGCGGCAGGCGGCCGGTGGTGAGCAGGCAAACCGCGTGCACGAGCACGGCGCCGCCCAGCACCGCGATGGCGGGCAGAAAAAAGGCCGGCAGGGGCACGGGCCGCATCACGGCAAACACTCCCAGGCACAGCGGAATGCAGATGTGTCCATCCCCGATCTGGGAGCTGTAGACAATGTCGGCCCGCTTTCTCCAAGCATAGTAAAACGCCAACAGCGCGTTGGGCAGGACGAGCAACCAGCCGGTGATCCAGCCGAGATGCTCGGCGCGGAAGAATCCGGTTTCGAGCGCGCTGAGGTGGACGACCAAACCGTCCAGACTTTCGTAGATCGCCCAACCCCCGAGAGCGATGAGGACCAGGTCGAGATAGAATGCCCCGCCGAATCCCGCGGACCGTTGCACGTTGTGTTTGAGCACGTCGAAAACCTGGAAGCATTGCCAAAACAGGAAGACGCCGATGAGCGCGAAACCATCACCGCGATCGAGCGTGCCGTCGCGACCGAGCGCCCAGGTGAGACCGGTGAAAAATACCACGGCGGCGAGCGTGAGCAGCAACGCGAGGCGGCTGAGTTGCTGGTGGCGACGATCCGCCTTGGCCTTGCCGCGCGTCGTCACCACCTGCAGCGGCCACAGCAGGGCGGGCAGTCCGAGCAGTAGGGTGAGGTTGGTGACATTGTTGACGAGACTGTTGACCATGATCTCAACCGGCGCGCCCTGATCTCGCCAGAGGATGAAAACGAAGATGAGGTTACCGAGTCCGGAGCAGTAGGGCACCACGAGCGTGCCGAGTGCGGTGCCTTCCAAGCCGTGGCGTAACATGGCTTCGAGCCGCCAAATCATGAGCCACGAAGCCAACAAAAAAATCACCGTGAAGGTGACCGGATGGACGATGTCCATTTGTTCGAGGAAGTCGCGGAGCGGATGCACTAAAATTTAGGCGAAGGTGTGGTGATCACATCGGGTGGGGCGCGAAACCGGCGACGTCGTTTCGCGTTTCGAAGTCAGGTCTCACCGCCGCTCGTTCCATTCCGGGGAGGCATAGTTTTCCGCGAGGGCATCGATGGAGTCGTCCCACAACTCGGGCCAGCCGGGATGGGTGACCTCGAGCCCGAGCATGGAGGCCAATGCACGGGGGAAAGCTTCGGCCAGGGCGTCGTCATCCGGCCGACCGAGTTCGGCTCGGCTGAGCGAACCTTGGAAAAGCAGGCCGCGTTTGCTGCGTTTTTGCGCCGCCCCGGCGATCTTGCGGCCGGTGGTGGCGTGGACCACATCGAAGCGTTCCGCGCGGTCGAAACACACGCCGGGTCCGACGGGGGCGCAAGCGGGGTCGGGGTCACAGCTTTCCTTGAGCCGGGCGTCGGTGCCGAGGCCTTGCAGCGTGGTGGCCAACACCCGGTGCACGGCCTCGTAGCTCGCGACCGCGCGATCGGCGAAGAGCGGATGGCCGGGTGGAATGACGAGTGCATACGTCCAATCGTTGCGATGGTCGACGATGCCTCCGCCGGTCGGTCGGCGGCAGAGTTCGGCGTCGGCTCCATCATGGCCGATCTGCTCACGCACCCAGGCGATTTTTTGGCTGTAGCCAAAGGTGAAGGCGGGGCGTTGCCACCCGTAGGATCGGAATCGGGCGTGGGCGGGCGTGGGATAATGCTGCAGCATCAGAAAATCCGTCGCCATGTTGGTGGCGGCGGAATCGGTGCGCGCGGGAAGGAAATCGAACGACATGGCAGGTCGTTATGAGGGCAGTAGAATCGTCGCGGCGTCAGGCCTTAATTGATTGGATTCGCCGGAAGCCTTTTGCGATTGGCCTGATTGAAAATAACAGCGTCAATGGGTTCGTGTCTTCGGATTCGTCACCCCTGCCCCTGCCCCCGCCCCGTCCGTATATCGCGCTGACGGTTGGTATGGTAGCGGGAGGCAGTGCGTTGTTGATGTTGGGGGTCGCGCCGCTCCTGGCGTCGAGCGGGGTGGCTCGTGGGATGATGGTCGGTGGAGGCGCCCTCGTGTGCGGGGTGGCGGCGGCGTGGGGCACACGACGGGTGCAGCGGCGTCTGCACGCCGAAGCGCTCGAGCTGCACGAGCGTCTCAACGCTCAGCAGACCCGTGTCGATGAAACGAGCGCCCAACTGCAACGGGCGAACGAGCGCGTCGCGGTTCTGGAACAGAAAGCCGAATTGCTCCGCGATCTGGAGTCGCGACTGCTTTCGCAGCAATCGACCTTTGTGCGTGGTCGCATGACGGCTGGGTTGGCCCACGGTTTTAACAACATGCTCGGGGGCATCATGGGTTATGCCAGCGCGGTGGAGGAAGTGCCGGATCTGTCGGTCACGGAGTTGCGGCATTATCTGTCGCAAATCAGTTCCTCCAGCCAGCGTGCGACCCTGCTTTGTCACCAGCTACTGGTCGCATCGAGTCGGCAATCGAGTGCCGATGACGTGGTGCACTTGGTGCGCTTTCGTCAGGAGGTATTGCCGTTGTTGGAGGCCTGTATTGGCAGCGGCGTGACGTTGAAGGTGGAGGTCGAGCACGGCCTGCCATCGGCTCGGGCGGATATTGCCGGGCTGCAGATGACCCTGGCCAATCTGGCTTTCAACGCGCTCGAGTCATTTACCGGTCGC is from Synoicihabitans lomoniglobus and encodes:
- a CDS encoding lipoate--protein ligase family protein, which produces MSFDFLPARTDSAATNMATDFLMLQHYPTPAHARFRSYGWQRPAFTFGYSQKIAWVREQIGHDGADAELCRRPTGGGIVDHRNDWTYALVIPPGHPLFADRAVASYEAVHRVLATTLQGLGTDARLKESCDPDPACAPVGPGVCFDRAERFDVVHATTGRKIAGAAQKRSKRGLLFQGSLSRAELGRPDDDALAEAFPRALASMLGLEVTHPGWPELWDDSIDALAENYASPEWNERR
- a CDS encoding bifunctional GNAT family N-acetyltransferase/carbon-nitrogen hydrolase family protein is translated as MSKAKAKVKAKVKVRRATRKDIPALIKLNIAAYPVLADDNIVWGEAHLASHLRIFPQGQFVAEVRGKIVGAAATLVVDLGPDELRNHTWSGITDSGYFNNHDLDADTLYGADIYVHPEARGYGVGAALYEARRKLCRKLNKRRILAGGRLWNYKDHAADMSPQEYAEKVAAGELKDLVLSFQIREGFELRRVMPNYLHDPNSHNHASLIEWSNPDYNPEKSGARKVRVACVQYQMRELTSFAEFERQVGYFVDVAADSDADFVLFPELFTVQLLSMTKTKSPQEGIRQLAKYARRVVTLLRKLAIKHGVTIIGGSHPAKVGKEMRNICTVCMPDGSIAEQHKLHITPNERKWWGISGGHALPVIETPAAKIGVLICYDSEFPEAARHLADQGAEIIFVPFCTNDRQGYLRVRICSAARAVENQVYVALAGNVGNLPDVENMDVQYGQAAIFTPSDFMFSRDGIAAEADSNEETVLICDLDLDDLHEARAMGTVTPRIDRREDLFQLHASVAAPLPPAVDPIGPLGTQRDWSVEINPEGG
- a CDS encoding sodium:calcium symporter: MHPLRDFLEQMDIVHPVTFTVIFLLASWLMIWRLEAMLRHGLEGTALGTLVVPYCSGLGNLIFVFILWRDQGAPVEIMVNSLVNNVTNLTLLLGLPALLWPLQVVTTRGKAKADRRHQQLSRLALLLTLAAVVFFTGLTWALGRDGTLDRGDGFALIGVFLFWQCFQVFDVLKHNVQRSAGFGGAFYLDLVLIALGGWAIYESLDGLVVHLSALETGFFRAEHLGWITGWLLVLPNALLAFYYAWRKRADIVYSSQIGDGHICIPLCLGVFAVMRPVPLPAFFLPAIAVLGGAVLVHAVCLLTTGRLPRPIAGALVAAYGWFVYTGLLQ
- a CDS encoding response regulator, with protein sequence MSSDSSPLPLPPPRPYIALTVGMVAGGSALLMLGVAPLLASSGVARGMMVGGGALVCGVAAAWGTRRVQRRLHAEALELHERLNAQQTRVDETSAQLQRANERVAVLEQKAELLRDLESRLLSQQSTFVRGRMTAGLAHGFNNMLGGIMGYASAVEEVPDLSVTELRHYLSQISSSSQRATLLCHQLLVASSRQSSADDVVHLVRFRQEVLPLLEACIGSGVTLKVEVEHGLPSARADIAGLQMTLANLAFNALESFTGRTGEINLAVSKTSLGVAESRSPFGASPDGGEYLRFTLTDDGSGMDESVRARALEPFFTTKENHLGLGLTAVDRWVRSRQGALVVRPGREKGTVVELYLPAVLSVFGATDSRPAVAGLSETVSTAKSNGLEEPGVNKIRRVLVVDDDPTLREFSTMLMEHAGLTVFVADGGREALKLHETKGPFDLALVDYQMPGLDGVETIAAMRASGATTRFVLMSGSLPKEIPDLEQAGELLDFLPKPFTPSMMRELLLKVFGEMSGRR